In Caldicellulosiruptor morganii, the following proteins share a genomic window:
- a CDS encoding ABC transporter ATP-binding protein — MDVVKVENLVKRYKDTLALDNLSLTVKEGEIFGILGPNGAGKTTLINCILGLLPYDSGKITIFDRAMDINRANLKSQIGLVPQDIALYSNLTVQENLTFFGSLYNLKGNILKERIDWALEFVMLSDMRNVRVKNLSGGMKRRLNIACSILHKPRLLIMDEPTVGIDANSRRLILDSVKKLNKEGTTIIYTSHYIEEVEEICSFISIINRGRVLVSGTKEKLQDMVSEDNLIVIKVEELFWNVVDKLKSIRGVKEVLTKDRQITITAGKREADIKDIVNAVSEGSRIISMEFKKPTLEMVYLTIVGNNIKEEGDEK, encoded by the coding sequence ATGGATGTGGTAAAAGTAGAAAACTTGGTAAAAAGATATAAAGACACACTGGCACTTGACAACCTGAGTCTTACTGTTAAAGAGGGAGAGATTTTTGGCATTCTGGGTCCAAACGGTGCAGGCAAAACCACGCTTATAAACTGTATCTTAGGACTTTTGCCATATGACAGCGGCAAAATAACCATATTTGACCGCGCAATGGATATAAACCGGGCAAACCTTAAAAGCCAGATAGGGCTTGTTCCTCAGGACATTGCACTTTATTCAAATTTGACTGTCCAGGAGAATCTAACATTTTTTGGTTCACTTTATAATCTAAAAGGCAATATTTTAAAAGAGAGGATTGACTGGGCGCTTGAATTTGTAATGCTCTCTGACATGAGAAATGTCAGGGTAAAAAATCTGTCCGGCGGTATGAAAAGAAGGCTCAATATAGCCTGCTCTATTTTGCACAAACCCAGACTTCTCATAATGGATGAGCCAACAGTCGGAATTGATGCGAACTCAAGAAGGCTTATTCTTGACTCGGTAAAAAAATTGAACAAAGAAGGAACAACAATTATATATACATCACATTATATAGAGGAAGTAGAGGAAATATGCAGCTTTATTTCTATTATCAACAGAGGAAGGGTTTTAGTGAGTGGCACAAAGGAAAAATTGCAGGATATGGTTTCAGAGGATAATCTAATTGTAATAAAGGTGGAAGAGCTTTTCTGGAATGTGGTGGATAAACTCAAAAGCATAAGAGGGGTTAAAGAGGTTTTGACAAAGGACAGGCAGATAACTATTACAGCAGGCAAAAGAGAAGCAGACATAAAAGATATAGTAAATGCAGTTTCAGAAGGTTCCAGAATCATTTCAATGGAGTTTAAAAAGCCCACGCTTGAAATGGTGTATTTAACAATTGTTGGAAATAATATTAAGGAAGAGGGAGATGAAAAGTAG
- a CDS encoding L-lactate permease has protein sequence MDFLLSILPILLVLVLLVFMKKTADFAGLVGWLATAIIAIFYFHTSFDVVLKSSIMEFLAALPVSLVVVTSILQLNVMESAGAMKRIIVFIKGLAKDDRVFQALILNVGFGTFLAATGAIPVTVLPPILIGLGYSTFAAIALSAVGFDALCTYALLGTPLVVFSQIANVDLITAARYFLPFVGVVSFTISLAMLFIIGNSRFVKRGFIPAIIVGLTSYAAAELAILVKAPVITGIFAGILIMVVMMLVLKLMGKKVYDSSHFTDEDRQIEKSMGILKAVSPWILLVLFILVTNLITPIREFLYTGFSMPVEVMKGPKIKPIFTRVLWQSYTWILISTIISMFIFKMDKKALKNAWDKTKSRIPKTFWSSTVFFLMAYVMMYSGYQKTAAGYDLLNRAHNIVYVLAEYSAKGFKGAYAFIAPYLGILGGFITGTETSTVAMFAKYTIETSKLLGLSPLLMVAAVAFGGGLASGISPSKLQNAAAAIDAIGEESKVLRTTLVISLIMAFIAGIISFLLRGYVI, from the coding sequence ATGGACTTTTTACTGAGTATTTTGCCAATTTTACTTGTCCTTGTGCTTCTTGTCTTTATGAAAAAGACTGCAGACTTTGCAGGGCTTGTTGGATGGCTTGCAACTGCCATCATTGCAATCTTTTATTTTCACACCTCATTTGATGTTGTTTTAAAATCTTCCATTATGGAATTTCTGGCAGCACTTCCTGTGTCTCTGGTTGTTGTCACTTCAATTTTGCAGCTAAATGTCATGGAATCTGCCGGTGCTATGAAAAGAATTATTGTGTTTATAAAAGGGCTTGCTAAGGATGACAGGGTATTTCAGGCGCTTATTTTAAACGTCGGTTTTGGGACATTTCTGGCAGCAACCGGTGCAATACCAGTGACAGTGCTTCCACCCATTTTGATTGGGCTCGGGTATTCGACGTTTGCTGCAATTGCCCTGTCTGCAGTCGGATTTGATGCGCTCTGTACATATGCGCTGCTTGGCACACCGCTTGTTGTGTTTTCTCAAATTGCAAATGTTGATTTGATAACAGCGGCAAGGTATTTTCTGCCATTTGTTGGAGTGGTGTCATTTACAATCTCGCTTGCAATGCTTTTTATAATCGGCAATAGCAGGTTTGTCAAAAGAGGTTTTATCCCTGCTATAATAGTGGGTCTGACATCGTATGCAGCTGCAGAGCTTGCAATTCTGGTAAAAGCACCGGTTATAACAGGTATTTTTGCAGGGATTTTGATAATGGTTGTGATGATGCTGGTTTTAAAACTTATGGGCAAAAAGGTGTATGACTCAAGTCATTTTACAGATGAAGACAGACAGATTGAAAAGTCAATGGGTATTTTAAAGGCTGTATCCCCCTGGATTTTGCTGGTTTTGTTTATCCTTGTGACAAATTTAATAACTCCAATCAGAGAATTTCTTTACACCGGGTTTTCAATGCCGGTTGAAGTGATGAAAGGTCCTAAGATAAAACCAATTTTCACAAGGGTTTTGTGGCAGTCATACACATGGATTTTGATTTCAACAATAATTTCTATGTTCATATTTAAGATGGATAAAAAGGCACTTAAAAATGCCTGGGACAAGACAAAATCAAGAATACCAAAAACTTTCTGGTCATCGACAGTGTTTTTCTTAATGGCATATGTGATGATGTACTCTGGATATCAAAAAACAGCAGCCGGCTATGATCTTTTGAACAGGGCGCACAACATAGTATATGTCCTGGCAGAGTACTCAGCAAAAGGATTTAAAGGTGCATATGCCTTCATAGCTCCTTACCTTGGCATTCTGGGTGGATTTATAACCGGGACAGAAACCTCAACAGTTGCGATGTTTGCAAAGTATACAATTGAGACATCAAAACTTCTGGGGCTTTCACCACTTTTGATGGTGGCAGCTGTTGCATTTGGTGGCGGGCTTGCCTCCGGGATCTCACCGTCAAAGCTTCAGAATGCTGCAGCTGCAATTGATGCGATTGGTGAAGAGTCAAAGGTGCTGAGAACAACCCTTGTAATTTCACTCATAATGGCATTTATCGCAGGGATTATAAGCTTTTTGCTCAGAGGCTATGTAATCTGA